CGCAAGTGGTTTTTTTTTTGTAACCATCTTCATTTCATCTTCACTTCGGCTCCGTTTTATCTTTATCTCTCACAAGTACACTGTTAATAAGTTAATAGATTAACAAATTAAAAATAACAACGAGAGATAAGTGATGAGCAAACTATGAAAATCAAAAGAATGATGAGAAAAACGATCTTTATTTCCTTTATTGCAATCGCAGAATTATTTTTCTACAAAATGTTTCTTAAAGTGGAAGTGACTGACTTAACAAGTAAGGAGGCTATTATCAACCCCACTATTGAAAAGAGCGATCTTATTTTAGAAGGGAAAAAGATAGTGCTTGATGCTGGTCACGGCGGACGTGATATCGGCGCAACAGGCCAGTCTGGACTGGAAGAGAAAGAAATAACGCTCCATACGATCCAAAACATTGAAAAGCTTCTGCTAGAGAAAACAAGAGCAGAAGTGATCTTAACCCGTGACGAGGATGAGTCACTGTCACTCGCGGAACGGACGAAAATATCTAACGATCATAACGCCGATCTATTTATAAGTGTTCATTACGATGCTTTTGAAACGAGTGATGTATCGGGGATAACAACTTATTACAGTGAAGATAAGGACCAGCAATTAGCAAATCTTATTCATGGAAAAATATTTAAACAAAACATGGAAGTAAGAGATCGAGGCGTTTCTTATGGTGACTATCATGTTTTACGTGAGAACGAAAGCCCTTCGATATTGTTGGAGCTAGGTTTTATTTCAAATAAAGAGGATGAGCAGCGTATGCAATCACAAGAGTTCCAAACCAATACATCAAACTTGATTGCAGAGGGTATTATTGAATATTTATCCAAGTAGTGCTTTGAAAAAGGAAGTGGACTGCATTGAAGTTCCAAAAATGGTTTCGTAAACAAAGTGTAATTGCAATCGGTTTTCTTGCACCAAGCTTAATTGGTTTTTCTATTTTTTATCTCATTCCATTCGTGATTGGGGTCGGCTATTCCTTTATGGATCGAACGACGAACGGCTCGTTTGTCGGCTTGAGTAACTATAAACAGTTGCTTGATAGTTCTTCGTTTCATAAAGCTTCAGTAAATACGATGTTGTTTACCGGAATAAGTGTGCCGCTCATGATTGCATTGTCACTGCTACTGGCCATGTTTTTGAATCAAAATGTTTTTTTTCGTAAATGGCTCCGTACCGCGTATATTCTACCACTCGTCGTTCCCGTCGCAACTGTAGTCATGATGTGGCAAATTTTATTTGACTGGAACGGCGTGCTCAACAGCTTACTGCACACCCTCGGATACGAAAGAATCGATTGGATGAAATCAGAATGGGCAAGAATGGCGTTATCCGTTATTAGTTTATGGAAAAACATCGGTTACAACATCCTTTTATTTCTTGCTGGTTTGCAAGGCATTCCAAAAGATTATTACGAAACGGCTGATTTAGAGGGGGCTGGCCGCTTATGTAAATTGACCAGCATTACATTAGTCTATTTAACACCAACCCTATTTTTTGTTGTTCTTATGTCAATTATTAATTCATTCAAAATTTTTCGAGAAACCTATTTAATTGCCGGGGATTATCCGCACGACAGCATATACATGCTTCAGCACTATATGAACAACATGTTCTATTTACTTGATGTGGAGAAGCTAACAGCAGCCTCGACATTGATGGTAGCGTTTTTATTGATTTTCGTTTTAGGAATGTTTGCTCTAGAACGACAATTTAGAAGTTTTATGGATTGAAGGTGTACACGATGAAAAAAACAGCATTGATCTATAAATGGACTCTGTCAGCATTTCTAGTCGTTATTGCAGCCGTAATGGTATTTCCAATTATATTCACTTTAATGAACTCATTCATGTCGGAAAATGAAATTGGACGCAACTATGATCTCATTGGCCAAGTGTTGGATATTAATTTAGTCGATTCTAATCCATTTATTACTTTAAAACTAATACCTGATTGGGTGACATTCGAGCAATATGGGAAAATTCTCTTTGGTACTCCAACCTACCTGAACATGTTTTGGAACTCTGTTTTTATGGTTGTTCCTATTATTTTAGGTCAGGTTTTATTCGCTTCCTTAGCAGCATATGCGTTTGCCAAACTGCGGTTTAGAGGTCGTGACCCATTATTTTTAGTTTATGTAATCGTCATGCTAATGCCTTTTCAAGTGACACTCGTTCCAAACTATATTATTGCGGATCACTTAGGTCTCTTAAATAGTGCGAGCGCAATTGTGCTACCAGGAATATTTGCGGCATTTGGGGTGTTTATGCTCCGGCAGTTCATGCTGTCAATCCCATACTCCTATATCGAAGCAGCCATTATGGATGGAGCAGGACATCTGAAAATATTTGTACAAATCATTCTTCCACTAATTAAACCCGGAATTTCTGCGCTAGTTATACTCCTCTTTGTTGATTATTGGAATATGGTAGAGCAGCCGCTAATCTTCTTGGAAGATGCGTTCAAACAGCCATTATCCCTCTACTTATCGCGAATTCAAGAAGAGGCACGTGGTATTGGGTTTGCTGCTTCTGTGCTGTATATGTCACCAATGCTGCTCTTATTTTTATACACAGAATCTTATTTTATTGAAGGTGTTCAGATGTCTGGTATCAAGGGTTAAGTCCATAAGACTAAAACAGAGAGGATAGCGATTTCATGAACGACCAAACAAGTGAACAAGCTGATTATCGAGTAAAGAAGAGGATCAGACATGCAATTGTTCTCTTTATCGCTGCTTTACTCGGCTTTACTCTATACAGCAACACTTTGCTCACGATGAATTTACCTAAAGTGTGGGCAGAAGAGGCAAGCTCCGGACAGCTTATACAGAACTTCAGTGGCAGCGGTATGCTGCAGCCGATAAGCATAGTGGAATTAAATAACAAAGCAGGTTGGGATGTTAAGGAGGTGAGGATAAAAGTCGGAGATCGTGTCACAAAGGGACAATCCCTCGTTACCTATAATAGTCGCGAGGCGGAAGATCGTATTCAAGATGATGAAGCAAATCTCGCCCGCTTACAATTAATGATGGAAGGCTTGGAAGAGCAGTACATTGTAGCACTGCACAATCCTGATGACGAAATGATTCGTGAAGCCAAACGAAATCTCGATATCGCACAACTTGAATCAGGCGTGCAGGACCGAAAGCTCCGAAGTATGCGTGATAATTTGAAAAATTTTAGACAGATTACCGCACCATTCGATGGTGTCATTACACAAGTATCAGCGATAAAAGGGCTGCCAAGTGGTCAGGCAGGTGCAGATGTCCGCCTTTCACAAGATGATCTTGGATATCAATTCACGTTAGATATACCATCTTCCATTACAGATCAAATGGAGATAGGAAAAAAAATAAAGGTTGACATTAAGATCAAGGGTAAAGCGCAGTCACTGGACGGTCAAATTAAGAGAATTGAAAATACGAGGGCGGATAATGAGGAAGTGGGTAAGCAAAATGCTATTAAACGAGTCCAAATCTGGGTGCAAAGCAAGCAATTAGAAGGTGGAGAACAGGCAAATGTAAATCTAAGCATGTCTTCTGAGAGCAGTGAAGCAATGCTAATTCCACTTAAAGCCATTCATGGCGAGGGGACTGAACCTTTTATATTTGTTATTGAAGAAAAAACAGGACCTCTTGGCAACACCTATCTAGCACGCAAAGTAGCGATTGACGTGGGTGAATCCAATGATGTTGAAGCAGTAGCTCTATCAGGGGCTTATCCTGGACAATTCATTATTATCGAAAGCAGTGAGCCTCTACAAGATGGCAGCAGAGTACGACTAAATTGAAGAATAGGAGTGAACAGATAAAATGAAGAAGTGCTTAAGTATACTAATGGGTTTGATAATCGTATTAGGTTTAACAGCGTGTATGGGGGGCAACGCGAAAAACAACAATAACACGGGTAGTGGGAATAAGGTCACCCCTGGAAATACAAATCCTCCAAATGAGCAGACCGGCAGCATAGAAGATGAAAATAAAAATACTAAGAAGACAATAGTCATTTCAACGCTTGCTGTTACTGATTTTTATAAAGAAGCGAAGCAGAAATATGAACAAAAACATCCAAACGTAACGGTTCAATTCAAAGAATTCGAGTCTAGTACTACAATGAGCTCAGCAGAAGTGGAGAAGTATATAAAGACAACGACTACAGAAATTTTATCAGGCAAGGGTGCAGACCTATTTGTTATGGATATCATTCCTCTCCCAGTTGAAAAATATATAAACAAAAAAGCATTCGTTAATCTGGACGATTTCATTGCGATGGATTCATCATTTGATCCTAAACTTTATCAAATGAATATTCTAGAAAACTCAAAAATAAATGATGGGTTATATGTACTACCCATTCAGTTTTACTTACAAGCTTTATTCGGTGATAAGAATGTCATAAAAAATGCTGATGTAACCATTGATGATAAAAATTGGACTTGGAGTAAGTTTGCGGAAG
The window above is part of the Paenibacillus sp. FSL K6-0276 genome. Proteins encoded here:
- a CDS encoding efflux RND transporter periplasmic adaptor subunit, whose translation is MNDQTSEQADYRVKKRIRHAIVLFIAALLGFTLYSNTLLTMNLPKVWAEEASSGQLIQNFSGSGMLQPISIVELNNKAGWDVKEVRIKVGDRVTKGQSLVTYNSREAEDRIQDDEANLARLQLMMEGLEEQYIVALHNPDDEMIREAKRNLDIAQLESGVQDRKLRSMRDNLKNFRQITAPFDGVITQVSAIKGLPSGQAGADVRLSQDDLGYQFTLDIPSSITDQMEIGKKIKVDIKIKGKAQSLDGQIKRIENTRADNEEVGKQNAIKRVQIWVQSKQLEGGEQANVNLSMSSESSEAMLIPLKAIHGEGTEPFIFVIEEKTGPLGNTYLARKVAIDVGESNDVEAVALSGAYPGQFIIIESSEPLQDGSRVRLN
- a CDS encoding carbohydrate ABC transporter permease gives rise to the protein MKKTALIYKWTLSAFLVVIAAVMVFPIIFTLMNSFMSENEIGRNYDLIGQVLDINLVDSNPFITLKLIPDWVTFEQYGKILFGTPTYLNMFWNSVFMVVPIILGQVLFASLAAYAFAKLRFRGRDPLFLVYVIVMLMPFQVTLVPNYIIADHLGLLNSASAIVLPGIFAAFGVFMLRQFMLSIPYSYIEAAIMDGAGHLKIFVQIILPLIKPGISALVILLFVDYWNMVEQPLIFLEDAFKQPLSLYLSRIQEEARGIGFAASVLYMSPMLLLFLYTESYFIEGVQMSGIKG
- a CDS encoding sugar ABC transporter permease → MKFQKWFRKQSVIAIGFLAPSLIGFSIFYLIPFVIGVGYSFMDRTTNGSFVGLSNYKQLLDSSSFHKASVNTMLFTGISVPLMIALSLLLAMFLNQNVFFRKWLRTAYILPLVVPVATVVMMWQILFDWNGVLNSLLHTLGYERIDWMKSEWARMALSVISLWKNIGYNILLFLAGLQGIPKDYYETADLEGAGRLCKLTSITLVYLTPTLFFVVLMSIINSFKIFRETYLIAGDYPHDSIYMLQHYMNNMFYLLDVEKLTAASTLMVAFLLIFVLGMFALERQFRSFMD
- a CDS encoding N-acetylmuramoyl-L-alanine amidase encodes the protein MKIKRMMRKTIFISFIAIAELFFYKMFLKVEVTDLTSKEAIINPTIEKSDLILEGKKIVLDAGHGGRDIGATGQSGLEEKEITLHTIQNIEKLLLEKTRAEVILTRDEDESLSLAERTKISNDHNADLFISVHYDAFETSDVSGITTYYSEDKDQQLANLIHGKIFKQNMEVRDRGVSYGDYHVLRENESPSILLELGFISNKEDEQRMQSQEFQTNTSNLIAEGIIEYLSK